One genomic region from Flagellimonas oceani encodes:
- a CDS encoding outer membrane beta-barrel protein, whose amino-acid sequence MKKIVVSFLLMLAVAQVSQAQEEGKFRVGLEAGYTMPSGGGGVLFAIEPKYNIADNMNIGIRFESAAMAKNVEVGPASAEASLTASMSYSGTFDYYFNSGTSSFAPFFGAGVGYSSLGSIGFDITDEEEIEGDAELEVDGKFGGLLRAGFEAGKFRLAATYNLIGKTDLGEGVEVKNSYLGISLGFYLGGGKWKK is encoded by the coding sequence ATGAAAAAAATCGTTGTTTCATTCCTACTTATGCTCGCCGTAGCACAAGTTTCACAAGCGCAAGAAGAAGGTAAGTTCCGTGTTGGACTGGAAGCCGGTTACACCATGCCCAGTGGAGGTGGTGGTGTGCTATTTGCCATTGAACCAAAGTACAATATCGCCGACAACATGAACATTGGTATTCGCTTTGAATCTGCGGCTATGGCTAAAAATGTTGAGGTTGGCCCTGCCTCTGCAGAGGCAAGCTTGACCGCAAGCATGTCATACTCTGGCACCTTTGACTACTATTTTAACTCAGGAACTTCTTCATTTGCCCCATTCTTTGGCGCTGGTGTAGGCTACAGCTCTTTGGGGAGCATTGGTTTTGATATAACTGATGAAGAAGAAATTGAAGGCGATGCAGAGCTTGAGGTCGATGGTAAATTCGGCGGCCTTTTGAGAGCTGGGTTTGAAGCAGGGAAATTTAGACTGGCAGCAACCTATAACCTAATCGGCAAAACCGACTTGGGGGAAGGTGTAGAAGTAAAAAACTCTTACTTGGGCATATCATTGGGTTTCTACCTTGGTGGCGGCAAGTGGAAAAAATAA
- a CDS encoding 30S ribosomal protein S16 translates to MPVKIRLQRHGKKGKPFYWVVAADVRAKRDGKFLEKLGTYNPNTNPATINLDVDGSVKWLQNGAQPTDTARAILSYKGVLMKHHLLGGVRKGALTEEQAEEKFKAWLEEKEQKIQDKKEGLSKAEAEARAKALEAEKEANEKRAAAALPEEEVAEEAAEETAEAATEETAEEAPVEKAPAAEEADKKEE, encoded by the coding sequence ATGCCAGTAAAGATTAGACTTCAGAGACACGGTAAAAAAGGTAAACCATTCTATTGGGTAGTTGCTGCCGATGTTAGAGCAAAAAGAGACGGTAAATTTTTGGAAAAATTGGGCACATACAATCCAAATACCAACCCAGCAACAATCAATCTGGATGTTGATGGTTCCGTAAAATGGTTGCAAAACGGTGCACAACCTACCGATACTGCAAGAGCAATCCTTTCTTATAAAGGGGTGTTGATGAAGCACCATTTGCTGGGCGGTGTTCGTAAGGGTGCATTGACCGAAGAGCAGGCCGAGGAAAAATTCAAAGCTTGGTTGGAAGAGAAGGAGCAAAAAATCCAAGATAAAAAAGAAGGATTGAGCAAGGCCGAGGCCGAGGCTAGAGCAAAAGCTTTGGAGGCAGAAAAAGAAGCTAACGAGAAAAGAGCTGCCGCTGCACTACCTGAAGAGGAAGTTGCCGAGGAGGCCGCTGAAGAAACTGCCGAAGCCGCAACTGAGGAAACTGCTGAGGAAGCACCTGTCGAAAAGGCTCCTGCTGCTGAAGAAGCTGACAAAAAAGAAGAGTAG
- a CDS encoding tRNA1(Val) (adenine(37)-N6)-methyltransferase, producing the protein MKPFKFKEFTIHQDQCAMKVGTDGVLLGAWASLANQPESILDIGAGTGLIALQLAQRSSAETIDAIELDDAAYEQCVANFEASPWGDRLFCYHAGFDEFVDEMDDKYDLIVSNPPFYAEDVTSGDTSRDTARQNSSLPFDELLQGVPQFLTDKGIFAVIVPFKEEQGFVKLAKRVGLFPNRITRVKGNPDSDFKRSLMEFSFFDDQTNIDTLTIEKERHQYTEAYIKLTQAFYLKM; encoded by the coding sequence ATGAAACCATTCAAATTCAAAGAATTTACCATTCATCAAGATCAATGTGCCATGAAGGTCGGCACCGATGGGGTATTGTTGGGTGCTTGGGCGTCATTGGCAAATCAACCGGAATCCATTTTGGATATTGGTGCGGGCACCGGCCTCATTGCTTTGCAACTTGCACAGCGTTCGTCCGCCGAAACCATAGATGCCATTGAGTTGGATGATGCCGCCTACGAGCAATGTGTTGCCAATTTTGAGGCATCGCCGTGGGGAGATAGGCTATTCTGTTACCATGCAGGCTTTGATGAGTTTGTGGACGAAATGGATGACAAGTACGACTTGATTGTTTCCAACCCGCCATTTTACGCCGAAGATGTTACGAGTGGCGATACATCCAGAGACACTGCGCGGCAAAACAGTTCCTTGCCCTTTGATGAATTGCTTCAAGGCGTACCCCAATTTTTGACGGACAAAGGAATTTTTGCAGTTATCGTTCCTTTTAAAGAAGAACAAGGTTTTGTTAAACTGGCCAAACGTGTGGGATTGTTTCCCAATAGGATCACAAGGGTAAAAGGAAATCCAGATTCAGATTTTAAAAGAAGTTTAATGGAGTTCAGTTTTTTTGATGATCAAACCAATATCGATACCTTGACAATCGAAAAAGAACGGCACCAATACACCGAAGCATACATAAAATTGACCCAAGCATTTTATTTGAAAATGTAA
- a CDS encoding acyl-CoA dehydrogenase family protein: MKPDLFEAPDYYNLDDLLSEEHKLVRDAARQWVKRDISPVIEEYAQKAEFPKQIIGGLAEIGAFGPYIPEEYGGAGLDQISYGLIMQEIERGDSGVRSTASVQSSLVMYPIFAYGTEEQRKKYLPKLATGEWMGCFGLTEPNHGSNPGGMETKFKDAGDHYVLNGAKLWISNSPFADVAVVWAKNEEGRIHGLIVERGMEGFSTPETHNKWSLRASATGELIFDNVKVPKENLLPGKSGLGAPLGCLDSARYGIAWGAIGAAMDCYDTALRYAKEREQFGKPIAAYQLQQKKLAEMITEITKAQLLAFRLGQLKNEGKATTAQISMAKRNNVEMAIKIAREARQVLGGMGITGEYSIMRHMMNLESVITYEGTHDIHLLITGADITGIQAFK, translated from the coding sequence ATGAAGCCCGACTTATTTGAAGCCCCGGATTACTACAACTTAGACGATTTACTTTCGGAGGAGCATAAACTGGTCCGCGATGCTGCCCGCCAATGGGTAAAGCGTGATATATCCCCCGTTATAGAGGAATATGCCCAAAAAGCAGAGTTTCCCAAACAGATTATTGGTGGACTCGCTGAAATTGGAGCCTTTGGCCCCTACATTCCCGAGGAATACGGCGGTGCCGGTTTGGACCAAATAAGTTATGGCTTGATCATGCAAGAGATTGAACGTGGTGATAGCGGCGTTCGTTCAACCGCTTCCGTTCAGTCATCATTGGTCATGTATCCCATATTTGCTTATGGTACCGAAGAACAGCGCAAAAAATACCTGCCCAAGTTGGCAACAGGGGAGTGGATGGGCTGTTTTGGCCTCACCGAACCCAACCATGGTTCCAACCCGGGAGGAATGGAAACCAAGTTCAAGGATGCAGGTGACCACTACGTATTGAACGGTGCCAAATTATGGATTTCCAACTCGCCATTTGCAGATGTTGCCGTGGTTTGGGCCAAGAACGAGGAAGGCAGAATTCATGGGCTTATCGTGGAACGTGGCATGGAAGGCTTTTCCACTCCAGAGACCCATAACAAATGGTCGTTGCGTGCATCAGCTACAGGCGAGCTTATTTTTGATAATGTAAAAGTGCCCAAGGAAAACCTGTTGCCGGGTAAGAGCGGACTCGGAGCACCACTGGGTTGTTTGGACTCCGCTCGCTACGGAATTGCATGGGGCGCTATTGGTGCCGCCATGGATTGTTATGATACCGCATTGCGATATGCCAAAGAGCGCGAACAATTTGGGAAACCCATTGCCGCCTACCAACTCCAGCAAAAGAAATTGGCCGAAATGATCACGGAAATCACCAAGGCGCAGTTGTTGGCTTTTCGTTTGGGACAATTAAAGAATGAAGGCAAAGCGACCACCGCTCAAATTTCCATGGCCAAACGCAACAATGTGGAAATGGCCATCAAAATAGCGCGTGAAGCACGTCAAGTTTTGGGTGGAATGGGAATCACTGGCGAGTACAGTATCATGCGCCATATGATGAACTTGGAAAGTGTGATCACCTACGAGGGTACGCACGATATTCACCTCTTGATTACAGGTGCCGATATTACGGGAATCCAAGCATTTAAATGA
- a CDS encoding ferritin-like domain-containing protein: MKYTVEMSNKLNELLERTYDAEKGFKQAADKVDNKTIKQFFMDSSDQRHNFGKELKAEIMSFGEKPEDSGSTKGTLHRSWINFKSLFTSNNEEAMLEEVHRGEKEAIETYNDILHDKDFVLPPTTESLLMKHRNAIRNTLETANIFETAVS, encoded by the coding sequence ATGAAGTATACTGTAGAAATGTCGAACAAATTGAACGAACTTTTGGAAAGAACCTACGACGCTGAAAAAGGTTTTAAACAAGCAGCTGACAAGGTAGATAACAAAACCATAAAGCAATTTTTCATGGATAGTTCCGACCAACGCCACAATTTCGGAAAAGAACTCAAAGCTGAAATTATGTCGTTCGGAGAGAAACCGGAAGATAGTGGAAGTACAAAAGGTACATTGCACAGATCATGGATCAATTTTAAATCCCTGTTCACTTCCAATAACGAAGAAGCAATGTTAGAAGAAGTACATCGTGGGGAAAAAGAGGCTATAGAAACCTATAACGATATTCTTCATGATAAAGATTTTGTGTTGCCACCGACCACGGAAAGTTTACTGATGAAACATAGAAATGCCATCAGGAACACGCTGGAAACGGCAAACATATTCGAAACAGCAGTATCGTAA
- the dnaE gene encoding DNA polymerase III subunit alpha, which yields MYLIFDTETTGLPKRWDAPITDTDNWPRCVQIAWQLHDELGNLIEHQNFLVKPEGFNIPYEAEQIHGISTALAEEEGVPLSEVLDAFNKALLQTKFVVGQNVGFDINIMGCEFHREGVESPLTELPVLDTCTEHTAELCKIPGGRGGKFKLPTLTELHEFLFGEPFAEAHNATADVEATTRCFLELVRKKQYSYQELDVQPDYFERFSEANPQEIELIGLKHINLKAASKKIADALWAEDTGGVSDEEIKENVETLEDEPFVHLHNHSQFSVLQSTINIKDLVKATANHGMPAVALTDHANMMGAFHFVKEVMGHNKAAKAKNEELIANGEEPTEREITPIVGCEFFVCEDHTNKNVKDYGHQIVLLAKNKKGYHNLAKMSSIAYTNGFYYVPRIDKKVIEQYKEDVIALTGNLYGEVPNKILNVGENQAEEALLWWKEQFGDDFYIEIMRHGQEDEDRVNQVLVRMAKDHNVKLVATNNTYYCDKKDAEAHDILLCVKDGEKQSTPIGRGRGYRYGLPNQEYYFKSSDEMKELFKDLPEAILNIKEIVDKIEPYDLASDILLPKFSIPEEFKDSQDDVDGGNRGENAYLRHITYKGAEKRYGELTDEIRDRIDFELEIIKNSGYPGYFLIVEDFIREARNMDVSVGPGRGSAAGSVVAYCLTITNIDPLKYDLLFERFLNPDRVSMPDIDIDFDDEGRSRVMDYVINKYGANQVAQIITYGTMAAKSSIRDTARVLDLPLGDADRIAKLIPNMSKLNKIFGVDEADLKKKFRSDDLEKVNELLNIAETDDLEGQTLKMARVLEGSLRNTGIHACGVIITPDDITNFVPVSVAKDSDLYVTQFDNSVVESAGLLKMDFLGLKTLTLIKDTVKIVKARTGIELVPDDFPLDDEKTYELFQRGETVGVFQYESPGMQKHMKNLKPTVFDDLIAMNALYRPGPMEYIPSFIARKHGEEEITYDLPEMEEYLQETYGITVYQEQVMLLSQKLAGFSKGDADVLRKAMGKKIFALLEKLKPQFLDGGEKNGHPRDVLEKIWKDWEAFASYAFNKSHSTCYAYIAYQTAYLKAHYPAEYMAAVLSNNMNDIKQVTFFMEECKRMGLDVLGPDVNESYYKFAVNKDNAVRFGMGAIKGVGRSAVETIVENRKEGGPYRSIFDLAKRVDLRAANKKAFENLALAGGFDSFGDTHRAQYFHDEGDGITFLEKAVKYGSKFQENQNSSQVSLFGEASEVQIPEPIVPPCEEWGTMEKLRREKEVVGIYISGHPLDDFKKEIKAFCKNTVADFSRLEEHVNRELTVAGVITDVQHRVSKNGKGWGLFTLEDYNESYELRIFGEEYLKFRHFLMINSFVHVRTYVREGWVNRDTGKKGDPRLQFNDFKQLQDVMDAFAKKLTIKLNIDRLQEQRIKTLKDTLTLHKGDHPISFVIYEMQEEIKLKLSSRKQKVKINSELLSELEANEIHYKLN from the coding sequence ATGTATTTGATTTTTGATACGGAAACCACTGGTTTGCCCAAACGTTGGGATGCTCCCATAACCGATACCGACAACTGGCCGAGATGCGTTCAGATTGCTTGGCAGTTGCACGATGAACTCGGTAATTTGATAGAACACCAAAACTTTTTAGTAAAACCCGAAGGATTCAATATCCCTTACGAAGCAGAACAGATACACGGTATATCCACCGCATTGGCCGAAGAAGAAGGGGTGCCACTGAGCGAGGTTCTGGATGCTTTCAACAAAGCGTTGCTGCAAACCAAATTTGTAGTGGGTCAAAATGTAGGGTTCGACATCAACATTATGGGATGCGAATTCCATCGCGAAGGTGTGGAAAGCCCATTGACCGAACTTCCCGTACTGGACACCTGTACAGAACATACCGCCGAACTCTGTAAAATACCCGGAGGTCGTGGCGGTAAATTCAAATTGCCCACGCTGACCGAACTCCATGAATTTTTGTTTGGGGAACCCTTCGCCGAAGCGCACAATGCAACGGCGGATGTTGAGGCGACCACGCGTTGTTTTTTGGAACTGGTACGTAAAAAGCAGTATTCCTACCAAGAACTCGATGTCCAGCCTGACTATTTCGAGCGATTCTCAGAAGCCAATCCGCAAGAGATCGAACTCATCGGGTTAAAGCACATCAACCTAAAGGCCGCATCCAAAAAAATTGCCGACGCCCTTTGGGCCGAGGATACCGGTGGGGTTTCCGACGAGGAAATCAAAGAGAATGTAGAGACCTTAGAAGATGAACCCTTTGTCCATCTGCACAACCACTCCCAGTTTTCGGTGCTTCAGTCCACCATCAATATAAAAGATTTGGTCAAGGCCACCGCCAATCACGGTATGCCTGCCGTTGCCCTCACCGACCACGCCAATATGATGGGCGCCTTTCACTTTGTGAAAGAAGTGATGGGTCACAACAAGGCTGCAAAAGCCAAAAATGAAGAACTTATTGCCAATGGCGAAGAACCTACAGAGAGAGAGATTACCCCAATCGTTGGTTGCGAATTCTTTGTCTGCGAAGACCATACCAATAAAAATGTAAAGGACTACGGGCATCAAATTGTGCTCTTGGCCAAAAACAAAAAAGGGTACCACAATCTGGCCAAAATGTCTTCCATTGCCTACACCAATGGTTTCTACTACGTGCCCAGAATCGATAAAAAGGTGATTGAGCAGTACAAGGAAGATGTAATCGCACTCACAGGAAACCTGTACGGCGAGGTACCCAACAAAATCCTGAATGTTGGCGAAAACCAGGCCGAAGAAGCACTTTTATGGTGGAAAGAACAATTCGGCGATGATTTTTACATCGAAATCATGCGTCACGGCCAAGAAGACGAAGATCGTGTGAACCAAGTTTTGGTACGTATGGCCAAAGACCACAACGTGAAACTGGTCGCCACTAATAATACCTATTACTGTGATAAAAAAGATGCCGAAGCGCACGATATTTTGTTGTGCGTAAAAGACGGTGAAAAACAGTCCACCCCCATTGGTCGAGGTAGAGGTTATCGATACGGCCTGCCCAACCAAGAGTACTACTTTAAGTCTTCGGACGAAATGAAGGAACTTTTCAAGGATTTGCCCGAAGCCATTCTGAACATCAAGGAAATCGTGGACAAAATTGAACCCTACGACCTTGCCAGTGATATTTTGCTGCCCAAATTCAGTATTCCAGAAGAATTCAAAGATTCCCAAGATGATGTGGATGGCGGAAACAGGGGCGAAAATGCCTATCTGAGACATATTACCTACAAAGGCGCCGAAAAACGTTACGGAGAACTTACGGACGAAATCAGGGATCGGATAGATTTTGAGTTGGAAATTATCAAAAACTCAGGCTATCCGGGATATTTTTTGATTGTGGAAGACTTTATACGAGAAGCACGGAACATGGATGTATCCGTAGGACCTGGAAGGGGTTCAGCGGCCGGTTCGGTGGTGGCGTATTGCTTGACAATCACCAACATCGACCCTTTGAAGTACGACTTGCTTTTTGAGCGGTTTCTGAATCCGGACAGGGTATCGATGCCCGATATCGATATTGATTTTGATGACGAAGGCCGTAGCCGGGTTATGGACTACGTGATCAATAAATACGGGGCCAATCAGGTGGCGCAAATCATCACCTACGGTACCATGGCGGCTAAATCATCCATTCGGGATACGGCACGTGTGCTAGATCTGCCCTTGGGCGATGCCGATCGTATTGCCAAGTTGATTCCCAACATGTCCAAGCTCAACAAGATATTTGGGGTGGACGAAGCCGATTTAAAGAAAAAATTCCGTTCCGATGACTTGGAAAAAGTCAATGAACTGCTCAATATCGCTGAAACAGATGATTTAGAGGGGCAAACTTTGAAGATGGCCCGAGTGCTGGAAGGTTCGTTGCGAAACACGGGGATCCACGCCTGCGGGGTCATCATCACCCCGGACGATATTACCAATTTTGTACCCGTATCCGTAGCCAAGGATTCCGACCTCTACGTTACCCAGTTCGATAACTCCGTGGTTGAGAGCGCCGGACTGCTGAAGATGGATTTCTTGGGATTGAAGACCTTGACCTTGATCAAGGACACCGTTAAAATCGTAAAAGCAAGAACAGGGATAGAGTTGGTTCCCGATGATTTTCCGTTGGATGATGAAAAAACATACGAGCTTTTCCAACGAGGGGAAACAGTAGGAGTGTTCCAGTACGAATCCCCAGGGATGCAGAAACACATGAAAAACCTGAAACCAACGGTTTTTGATGACCTCATCGCAATGAATGCCCTCTACAGACCAGGGCCGATGGAATACATCCCAAGCTTTATCGCACGTAAGCACGGGGAAGAGGAGATTACCTACGACCTCCCCGAAATGGAAGAATACCTGCAAGAAACCTACGGGATTACCGTCTACCAAGAGCAGGTGATGTTGCTCTCCCAGAAACTGGCCGGATTCTCCAAAGGTGATGCCGATGTGCTGCGCAAGGCCATGGGTAAAAAGATTTTTGCCCTACTGGAAAAACTAAAACCCCAGTTCTTGGACGGCGGGGAGAAAAACGGTCACCCTCGCGACGTTCTCGAAAAAATATGGAAGGATTGGGAAGCATTTGCGTCCTACGCCTTCAACAAGAGTCACTCTACCTGTTACGCATATATTGCGTACCAAACCGCCTATTTGAAGGCCCACTACCCTGCCGAATATATGGCCGCCGTGCTGTCCAACAATATGAACGACATTAAGCAGGTGACCTTTTTCATGGAGGAATGTAAGCGAATGGGATTGGATGTATTGGGCCCTGATGTCAACGAATCCTACTACAAATTTGCCGTAAACAAAGACAATGCGGTACGTTTTGGCATGGGGGCCATTAAGGGCGTGGGTCGTTCCGCTGTGGAGACCATTGTGGAAAACCGAAAAGAGGGCGGCCCCTATAGATCCATCTTTGATTTGGCCAAACGCGTAGATCTGCGGGCAGCCAACAAAAAAGCCTTCGAAAATCTGGCACTTGCCGGAGGGTTCGATTCCTTCGGGGATACCCACCGTGCCCAATATTTCCACGATGAAGGCGATGGTATCACGTTCTTGGAAAAAGCCGTCAAGTACGGTTCCAAGTTCCAAGAGAACCAAAATTCATCACAGGTGAGCCTTTTTGGTGAAGCCAGTGAGGTTCAGATTCCAGAACCCATTGTTCCGCCCTGTGAGGAATGGGGCACCATGGAAAAGCTACGTCGGGAGAAAGAAGTGGTCGGCATTTATATTTCGGGGCACCCGTTGGATGATTTCAAAAAAGAGATCAAAGCATTTTGCAAGAATACGGTGGCCGATTTCTCTCGTTTGGAAGAGCATGTGAACAGGGAACTCACGGTTGCGGGGGTCATTACCGATGTACAGCACCGCGTTTCCAAAAACGGTAAAGGCTGGGGACTTTTCACGCTGGAAGATTACAACGAATCCTACGAACTTCGGATTTTTGGCGAGGAGTATTTAAAGTTCCGTCATTTTTTGATGATCAATTCCTTTGTGCACGTGCGTACCTACGTGCGCGAAGGCTGGGTAAACCGCGATACGGGCAAAAAAGGT
- the rimM gene encoding ribosome maturation factor RimM (Essential for efficient processing of 16S rRNA), with amino-acid sequence MRKEDCFYLGKVVSKYSFKGEVLVKLDTDEPDIYENMESVLVSLGNNLVPFFIDRCRLHKSNLLRIDFEEVKDEPTADKLIGSELYLPLTMLPPLKGNKFYYHEVIGFTIMDEAHGDIGVIESINDSASQDLFEIKKGEKELLIPVTDDIITKVDRENRTIHVKTPEGLVELYLS; translated from the coding sequence ATGCGCAAGGAAGACTGTTTCTACCTGGGCAAAGTCGTTTCAAAATATAGTTTTAAGGGCGAGGTGTTGGTCAAACTGGACACCGATGAGCCCGATATCTACGAAAATATGGAATCAGTGCTTGTTTCTTTGGGGAACAATCTGGTTCCATTTTTTATTGATAGGTGCCGATTGCACAAATCCAATCTCCTTCGCATCGATTTTGAAGAGGTAAAGGATGAGCCCACCGCCGATAAGCTTATTGGTTCCGAACTTTATCTGCCCCTTACCATGTTACCGCCGCTAAAAGGCAACAAATTCTACTACCACGAGGTTATAGGCTTTACCATAATGGATGAAGCCCATGGGGATATCGGTGTCATAGAATCAATAAATGATAGCGCATCACAGGATTTGTTCGAGATTAAAAAGGGGGAAAAGGAATTGTTGATTCCTGTCACTGATGATATCATTACCAAAGTAGACAGGGAGAACAGGACCATCCATGTAAAAACTCCTGAAGGTTTAGTAGAACTTTACTTAAGCTGA
- a CDS encoding FdhF/YdeP family oxidoreductase, producing the protein MQKELKRRVSLTGDIEFTGLEIKEPMQTAAGFLGVKEALRHSFKEMGIVNSMRSLLEMNQEDGFRCPSCAWPVPEHPSKIAEYCENGAKALADEATREHIGADFFKEHSVEELSRLSDFQLNKLGRVIEPMVLKPDSVHYEPITWQDAFEVISDELHQLKDPNEAIFYTSGRSSNEAAYLYGMFARAFGTNNMPDCSNMCHESSGVALSETLGIGKGSVKLDDLYGAEVILVVGQNPGTNHPRMLSALEKCKKNGGKIISINPLAETGLVNFKNPQSISSMLGNGEPLADIHLPVKINEDVALAKLILKKLVALDAKNSNVLDHEFIVEYVDGYDDLLKDLDQYDAEILQQRSGVYMHKIDKVVELLAENSKIVICWAMGITQHKNAVDCIKEYVNILLLKGAVGKPFAGTCPVRGHSNVQGDRSVGIMHFVNKGLNERIQKHLNFDPPTEKGYDTVEAIEAMHEKKAKVFVCLGGNFLMAASDTKYTAEAIQNCDLTVQISTKLNRSHLVTGKTALLLPTFGRSEKDEKNGELQFLTMESSTGKVRQSKGLLKPASEHIKSEPEIISLLAHTYFRGNHSMHWYELGQDYSLIRKLIDKTVKGFENTSEQSKGFGYYLPNNVRNRDFRMLPNGMAQLSITPLPEHQLKPDELLLMTIRSHDQFNTTIYGLNDRYRGIHNERRVVFMNSADMAEKGLVKLDVVNLHSNYDGIQRTAEKFIVVPYEIPKGNMAAYFPETNMLVPHNHFADKSQTPISKSIKVTVEKVS; encoded by the coding sequence ATGCAAAAAGAGTTAAAGCGCAGGGTTTCCCTGACCGGGGACATCGAATTTACAGGGCTGGAGATTAAAGAACCCATGCAAACTGCAGCTGGTTTTTTAGGGGTCAAAGAAGCATTGAGACACAGTTTTAAGGAAATGGGGATTGTGAACTCCATGCGAAGTTTGCTGGAAATGAACCAAGAGGACGGTTTTCGTTGCCCAAGTTGTGCCTGGCCCGTCCCCGAACATCCATCCAAAATTGCGGAATATTGTGAAAATGGGGCCAAAGCCTTGGCCGATGAAGCCACCCGAGAGCATATTGGAGCGGACTTTTTTAAAGAACATTCGGTTGAAGAATTATCCCGACTAAGTGATTTTCAACTCAATAAATTGGGCCGTGTTATAGAACCGATGGTCCTCAAACCAGATAGTGTGCATTACGAACCCATCACCTGGCAAGATGCCTTTGAAGTGATATCGGACGAACTACACCAATTGAAAGACCCGAACGAGGCTATTTTTTACACCTCGGGCCGATCCAGCAACGAGGCCGCATATCTCTACGGTATGTTTGCCCGTGCCTTTGGCACCAACAATATGCCCGATTGTTCCAATATGTGCCATGAATCATCTGGTGTGGCACTCTCGGAAACCTTGGGCATCGGGAAAGGCTCTGTAAAACTGGATGACCTATATGGTGCAGAGGTTATTTTGGTGGTTGGGCAAAATCCTGGTACCAACCATCCCAGAATGTTATCGGCCTTGGAAAAGTGCAAAAAGAACGGTGGAAAGATCATCAGTATAAACCCGTTGGCAGAAACAGGATTGGTCAACTTTAAAAACCCACAAAGTATCTCCAGCATGCTGGGGAATGGAGAACCGCTAGCGGATATTCACCTGCCCGTAAAAATCAATGAGGATGTGGCTCTGGCCAAACTGATCTTAAAAAAATTGGTTGCGTTGGATGCGAAAAACTCAAATGTTCTCGACCACGAATTTATCGTGGAGTATGTTGATGGGTATGATGATTTGTTGAAAGATTTGGACCAATACGATGCGGAAATTCTTCAACAGCGAAGTGGGGTCTACATGCACAAAATTGACAAGGTTGTGGAGTTATTGGCAGAAAACTCCAAGATTGTCATCTGCTGGGCCATGGGAATCACACAGCACAAAAATGCGGTGGACTGCATCAAGGAATATGTGAATATTCTGTTGCTCAAGGGTGCCGTGGGCAAACCCTTTGCCGGAACCTGTCCCGTGCGGGGGCATAGTAATGTGCAGGGGGATCGGTCCGTGGGTATTATGCACTTTGTGAACAAAGGATTGAACGAAAGAATACAAAAACACCTCAATTTTGACCCTCCTACCGAAAAAGGATATGATACGGTGGAGGCCATTGAAGCAATGCACGAGAAAAAAGCCAAGGTATTTGTCTGTTTGGGCGGCAATTTTTTGATGGCTGCTTCTGATACGAAGTATACCGCGGAGGCGATTCAAAATTGTGATTTGACGGTGCAGATCAGCACTAAATTGAATCGAAGCCACTTGGTGACCGGCAAAACTGCATTGTTGTTGCCAACCTTTGGGCGTTCCGAAAAGGATGAGAAAAATGGAGAACTCCAATTTTTAACGATGGAAAGCAGTACGGGAAAGGTTCGGCAGAGCAAAGGGCTGCTGAAACCTGCTTCGGAACACATCAAAAGTGAGCCTGAAATCATTTCACTCTTGGCCCATACGTATTTTAGGGGCAACCACTCTATGCACTGGTACGAACTTGGACAGGATTATAGCCTTATCCGTAAATTGATTGATAAAACCGTGAAAGGATTTGAAAATACCAGCGAACAATCCAAAGGATTTGGATACTACTTGCCCAACAATGTTAGAAATCGGGATTTTAGAATGCTTCCCAATGGCATGGCGCAATTGTCAATCACTCCATTGCCCGAACATCAATTGAAACCTGATGAATTGTTGTTGATGACCATTCGCTCCCATGATCAATTCAATACCACCATTTACGGGTTGAACGATCGCTACCGTGGCATACATAACGAACGCCGTGTGGTATTTATGAATTCAGCGGATATGGCTGAAAAGGGGTTGGTCAAATTGGATGTTGTCAATCTCCACAGTAATTATGATGGGATTCAGCGGACCGCCGAAAAATTCATTGTTGTACCCTATGAAATTCCAAAAGGAAATATGGCGGCCTACTTTCCGGAGACCAATATGCTGGTGCCCCACAATCATTTTGCGGACAAGAGCCAGACGCCCATTAGTAAATCCATCAAGGTCACTGTGGAAAAAGTTTCCTGA